From Bacilli bacterium PM5-9:
GAATTGGAGTGATTTAATGCAAACAAATTACAACATAAAAAAATCCGATAAATTTAAAACGAATTATTTACAAATTAGATATTTAATAGATGCTAAAAAAGAGAACACTTCACTAGCATCTCTTTTATCTATGTATATAACTTATTCAAATAATATCCAAAAAACTTATAAGGAAGCTACTGATTATTTAGATTCTTTATATGGATGTAAATTGGATATATCTATCTCTTTAAAAGGAGATAAAATAGCTTTTGATATTACAATTATTTTTGTAGCTAGTCGTTTTTTAAATAGTGAAAATTATCTTGAAAATATTATTAATACTTATTTAACATATATTTTTAATCCACTACAAATTAATAATAGTTTTGATAATACTGTTATTGATTTAAAAAAATATGAATTAAAAGAGAGAATAAAAAGCATTTATGATGATAAAACTAGTTATGCAACTGAACAGTTTTTCAAAGTATTTGCCAAAAACTACCCACTATCTTTAAATATGGCGGGGTATATTGAAGATATTGAATTAATTACAAACGATACTTTATATAATTTTTATAATGAATTAATAAAACAAACTCCTTATGTTTGTGGTATTTTAACATCAAGTGATTATAATAAAACTATTACAATTTTAAATGAAAAAATTCCTGAAGTTTCATATAATAATTTTACAAATTCATATCAAATAGAAATTGATGACATTAAGGAAGTTATAGAAAGTCAAGATATTGTGCAATCAAAATTATTAGTTGGTTTAACTATTGATGATGAAATTAATAATGAAAATTATTACTATTACTTTTTAATAAATATTTTATTTGGATTATCAAGTAACTCGTATTTATTTAAAATCGTTAGAGAAAAAGAGAATTTATGTTATACAATTAGATCTAGCTATGTTCAATATTGTAATTCAATTGCAGTATTAGCTGGAATTGAAAAAGAAAATTATTCTAAAACCGTTTCATTAATTGAAGAAATTTTAGAAATGATGAAAAATGGCGAAATAACAAGTGATGATTTTAAAGATGCTAAATCGGTTGCTAAAGATATGTTACAAAAAGTTAAAGATAGTCAAGTTGGTCTTGTTAGTTATGATATTAATCGTACAATGCAACAATATTCAACAGATTTAGATTATGATATTAAAATGATTGAAAATATTGAATTAGAACAATTAGTAGAAAAAGTAAAAAATATTAAACTGAAAGCTAAGTATTTATTAAGTGGTGATAAAAATGAATAGGAAATATTATGAATTAATTGATGAAACTTTATATCATTTTACCTGTGAAAATGGTTTAGAAGTGTATTTATTGCAGAAAAAGGATTATTATAAAACTTATGGAATTTTTGCAAGTAAATTTGGTTCATGTAATACAAAATTTAAAGTTGATGGAAAAACTTATAATGTTATTGATGGAGCAGCACATTTTTTAGAGCATAAGATGTTTGAAAAAGATAATTATGATGTTATGGATACTTTTAGTAAACAACAGGCTTCAAGCAATGCCTTCACTTCATTTGATAAAACAGCATATCTATTTAGTGCTACAGCAAATGTTAATCAAAACGTTATAACATTGTTAGATTTTGTTCAAGATTTACAATTAAGTGATAAATCCGTAGAAAAAGAAAAACCAATTATTGCATCTGAAATTGCAATGTATGATGATAATGTTGATTGGCAATCATTTTTTCAATCACTTCAATCAATGTATCATAATAATAGTGTAAAAATTGATATTGCTGGAACTAAAGAGAGTATTAATGCAATTACAAAAGAAGATTTATATTTATATTATAATCATTTCTATCATCCATCAAATATGGTTTTATTTGTATGTGGTTCATTTGATTTAGATTCTTTATCAAGTACAATTATTGATAATCAAAACAGTAAAGAGTTTAAAAAAATAAATTTAAAGTTAATTAATGAAAAAGAACCAAAAGATGTAGTAAATAGATATTCAAAAAGAGAGTTAGATGTTTTAAATACTAAATATAATTATTCATTTAAAGTTAATGATTATATAATGGATTCATTAAAGCAAGATATTGCTATGGGAGTATTAATGGATATTTTGTTTGCTAAAAGCACGGATTTCTTCCAAGACTTGTTTAACAATCAAAAAATTACAAACCAATATAGTTATGGGTATCAACAAGATAATTTAAATGATTATGCATTTATTCAATTATCTTTTACTTGTGATGATGAACAATATCTTACAAAATATTTAGATAATTATTTTAAGCAAGATTTAACACATTTTATCAATGAAAAAGACTTTGAAATTATCAAAGCTAAATATACTGGTGATTTTATTAGAGTTTTTAATAGCCCAGAGGGAATTGCTGATTCATTTATTTCATATTATATTAGTGGCTATGATTTATTTGAAGTTTTAGAAGTAATCAATGAAGTAACAATTGAAGATTTAAAAAGTTTATTAGTGTTATTTAATGATAAATATAAAACAATTTCATTAATAACACCACCTAAAAAGTAAAAAGAACCGCGATGGTTCTTTTTTTATCGTTGTTTTTCTTCACTAATAAATAAGTCAATTTCTTTTTTTAATTCATTTATCATTTCGGCTTGTTTTACTTTTTTGATAATTTTTCCTTTTTTAAATAAAACACCTTCATCTACACCACCAGCAATTCCAATATCAGCAGATTTTGCTTCACCAGGACCATTAACACCACATCCCATTATTGCAACATGAATATTAGTTTTCTTATTTTTTAAATATTTTTCAATCTCATCAACAACATCAAACATACTGTATTGTAATCGACCACAAGTAGGGCAAGAAACAATAGTAGGAAGATTGTTTGCTAAATGGTAGTTTTTCAATAACTCTTTAGCTACTTCAATTTCTAAAACAGGATCAGTGCTTAAACTAACCCTAATTGTTGAGCCAATACCTTGATGAATAAGTGGGGCTAAACCTGCACATGATTTTATTGTTCCAGCAAATTTTGTTCCAGCTTCAGTAATTCCTAAATGTAGAGGATAATTAAATTCTTTTGCAGCTAATTCATAAGCTTCTATTGATAATAAAACATCACTTGCCTTTAATGAAATACATATATCATAAAAATCAAGTTTTTCAAGTATCTCGACATGTTTTCTAGCACTTTCAACCATTGCCTTTGCACAAGGGTATTGATATTTATCTAATATTTCCTTTTCTAGTGAACCTGCATTTACGCCAATTCTTATTGGTATCTTTTTTTCTTTACATGCATCAACAACTGCCTTAACTTTATCATTTGAACCAATATTACCGGGATTTATTCTTATTTTATCAACTCCTGAATTAATTGATTCTATTGCTAAACGATAATCAAAATGAATATCAGCAACTATTGGAATAGAAATATTCTTTTTTATTTCTTTTATTGCCTTAGCATCTTCAATATCTAAAACAGCAACCCTAACTATTTCACATCCTGCTTCTTGCAATTCATTTATTTGTTTAACCGTATTATTTATATCTTTTGTTTTTGTATTACACATTGATTGGATAATTATTTTATCGTTATTACCGATTTGAATACCACCAACATTAATTGGTCTAGTTTTATCTCTATAAAACATTAAATCACCTCGATATTAATTATACTATAACTTTGACAATAAGTCATTTTTGAACATAATACATCTATTTTAATTATCTTAATATCTTTAATAATTATTTTATTGATAAATTACTACTTATTATTTTTTAAAAATGAATATTATTTTATAAAGTACTAGTCAAACACGTTTTTTTATGATAAAATATCTATGGTAAAAGTTATGGGAGGTGTCATAATGAGAGATAACATTACACTAAAATGTACTGAGTGTGGCGAAGAGAATTATATTGGAAAGAAAAATAAAAAACTACATCCTGATCGTGTAGAGTATAAAAAATATTGTTCAAGATGTAATGCACAAACAATACATAAAGAAAAGAAATAAAAAGTAAAAGATTATTAACAGTAATCTTTTTTTAATATACGGAGGTTTAAAAATGAAAGTCGAAAGAGTAGTAAATAGTTTTATTGAAGAAAACACTTTTATTATCTATGAAAATGATACTTGTATTATTGTTGATCCAGGATCTGATTTTAATAAAATTGATTTTGTAATTCAAGAAAATAATTTAAAAAATATTAATATTTATTTAACACACGGTCATATTGATCATATTGTATCTGTAAATGATATTTCAAAAAAATATGATGCACCTGTTTTTATTCATGAATTAGAAATACCGCTTTTAAAAAAGCCAAGCGAAAATATGTCAACGATGTTTTATGATAGAGATATTGAAGTTAAGAATGCTATTGGAGTTAAAGATAAATTAGATATACCAGCGTTAGGTGAATTAAATGTATATCACACACCTGGGCATACTTATGGTCATTCAATGTTAGAAGTAAAGAAAATAAATACTTTATTTACTGGTGACTTTGTTTTTTATCATGAAATAGGTCGTTGTGATTTACCTACTGGTAGTATTGATGATATGTATAATTCATTAGATAAATTAAAAACATTTAATCCAAAATTAGAAATTTGTCCTGGACATGGTCAATATTCTAGTGTTGGGGAGGAAATAAAATATAATCCATATATGAATAGATAAAAAGTTTTATATTAAAGGAGGGATTTTTTGAAGAAGAATAAGTTACTTATAATATTATTTTTATTGGTATGTTTTCTGTATCTAAATAATACTGAAATTTATGCTAAAAAGTATCAATCAAAATATATTACATTAAAAAGTAAGAAAAATCTTAAATATAATAATATTTCAAAAAAACAAAAATTAGATATTTATTATCCAAAAAAGATTAAAAGAAATCGAAATAATCCAGTTGTTCTTTTTATTCATGGTGGTTATTATGATTCAGGTAATAAAGCTTATGGTTTAAAGAAAAATAAAAAAAATTACAATGATGCAGGATATGTTTATGTTACAATGAATTATCGATTGTCAAAAAATGCAAGGTTTCCTAGTGCAGCAAATGATGTTAAAACAGCAATTAGATATTTAAAACATAATTCAAAAAAATTATATATAAATTCTAGTAAAATAATAATAGTTGGATTTTCAGCAGGAGCTAATGTTGGCTCATTAGCAGTAAGCACTCCAAATATTAAATCATTTAATAATGAAAAAGTTAAATATGCTAAAATGAACAATAAAGTTGCTGGTTTTATTGGAATATCAGGATTTTATAATTTAGATACATATTTTGATTTAAGAGATAAACTTGATACAGAGTTAATTGGTAGTGAAGAAAATAATACTGAAGAAGAGATAAATAATGAAACTGAAGAAAATATTGATGAAAAAGATGATAGTAGTAAAGAAGTTGAACCTATTAATTCAAGTGCTATAACTATAAGTAATAATGTAGTTAGTAGTGGAGCATATACAAAAAATCAGAAAAGAATTTTAAATTATTTTACAACAATTAAAACACCAATAAAAAATGATTTGAAAAATGCTAATACTTTTAATTATATAAAAAAGATAAAAGCACCAATAATGATTTATGCTGGAAAAAATGATAAAACTATTTCATATAAACAATCATCAGAATTTTGTTCAACATTAAAAAAGAACAACAAGAAAGTATCTTGTCATATTTATAAGAAAAAATCTCATGGAATAAGTTTTTATCAAAAGAAAGATAATTTTAAAAAGATAGTAAAATGGATGAATAAAATAACAAGGCATAAAAAATAGTAGTATTTACATATATAAGCAAAAACAAGGATTTCCTTGTTTTTTTAATTGATGTAATGTGTTAAAATATTAGTGGTGATATTTAATGAAAATTAATGAAGTTATAGTTGTTGAGGGAGAACATGATGCTAGTAGACTTAAACAATTATTTGATGTTGAAGTGATTGTTACAAATGGTTCTGAAATCTCAAGTGATACACTAAATTTAATCAAAAAAGTAAATGAAACAAAAGGTGTAATTATTTTTTGTGATCCTGATTATCCAGGTGAACAAATTAGAAATAAAATAATAACTGTTGTTAAGAATGCTAAACATGCTTTTATTAAAAAAGAAGATGCAATTGATCATGTTAAACATAAAGTTGGTGTTGAGCATGCT
This genomic window contains:
- a CDS encoding putative Zn-dependent peptidase (product_source=COG0612; cath_funfam=3.30.830.10; cog=COG0612; pfam=PF05193; superfamily=63411) codes for the protein MQTNYNIKKSDKFKTNYLQIRYLIDAKKENTSLASLLSMYITYSNNIQKTYKEATDYLDSLYGCKLDISISLKGDKIAFDITIIFVASRFLNSENYLENIINTYLTYIFNPLQINNSFDNTVIDLKKYELKERIKSIYDDKTSYATEQFFKVFAKNYPLSLNMAGYIEDIELITNDTLYNFYNELIKQTPYVCGILTSSDYNKTITILNEKIPEVSYNNFTNSYQIEIDDIKEVIESQDIVQSKLLVGLTIDDEINNENYYYYFLINILFGLSSNSYLFKIVREKENLCYTIRSSYVQYCNSIAVLAGIEKENYSKTVSLIEEILEMMKNGEITSDDFKDAKSVAKDMLQKVKDSQVGLVSYDINRTMQQYSTDLDYDIKMIENIELEQLVEKVKNIKLKAKYLLSGDKNE
- a CDS encoding putative Zn-dependent peptidase (product_source=COG0612; cath_funfam=3.30.830.10; cog=COG0612; pfam=PF00675,PF05193; superfamily=63411); this encodes MNRKYYELIDETLYHFTCENGLEVYLLQKKDYYKTYGIFASKFGSCNTKFKVDGKTYNVIDGAAHFLEHKMFEKDNYDVMDTFSKQQASSNAFTSFDKTAYLFSATANVNQNVITLLDFVQDLQLSDKSVEKEKPIIASEIAMYDDNVDWQSFFQSLQSMYHNNSVKIDIAGTKESINAITKEDLYLYYNHFYHPSNMVLFVCGSFDLDSLSSTIIDNQNSKEFKKINLKLINEKEPKDVVNRYSKRELDVLNTKYNYSFKVNDYIMDSLKQDIAMGVLMDILFAKSTDFFQDLFNNQKITNQYSYGYQQDNLNDYAFIQLSFTCDDEQYLTKYLDNYFKQDLTHFINEKDFEIIKAKYTGDFIRVFNSPEGIADSFISYYISGYDLFEVLEVINEVTIEDLKSLLVLFNDKYKTISLITPPKK
- a CDS encoding (E)-4-hydroxy-3-methylbut-2-enyl-diphosphate synthase (product_source=KO:K03526; cath_funfam=3.40.50.1000; cog=COG0821; ko=KO:K03526; pfam=PF04551; superfamily=51717,56014; tigrfam=TIGR00612), whose product is MFYRDKTRPINVGGIQIGNNDKIIIQSMCNTKTKDINNTVKQINELQEAGCEIVRVAVLDIEDAKAIKEIKKNISIPIVADIHFDYRLAIESINSGVDKIRINPGNIGSNDKVKAVVDACKEKKIPIRIGVNAGSLEKEILDKYQYPCAKAMVESARKHVEILEKLDFYDICISLKASDVLLSIEAYELAAKEFNYPLHLGITEAGTKFAGTIKSCAGLAPLIHQGIGSTIRVSLSTDPVLEIEVAKELLKNYHLANNLPTIVSCPTCGRLQYSMFDVVDEIEKYLKNKKTNIHVAIMGCGVNGPGEAKSADIGIAGGVDEGVLFKKGKIIKKVKQAEMINELKKEIDLFISEEKQR
- a CDS encoding large subunit ribosomal protein L33 (product_source=KO:K02913; cath_funfam=3.30.40.30; cog=COG0267; ko=KO:K02913; pfam=PF00471; smart=SM00659; superfamily=57829; tigrfam=TIGR01023) — protein: MRDNITLKCTECGEENYIGKKNKKLHPDRVEYKKYCSRCNAQTIHKEKK
- a CDS encoding hydroxyacylglutathione hydrolase (product_source=KO:K01069; cath_funfam=3.60.15.10; cog=COG0491; ko=KO:K01069; pfam=PF00753; smart=SM00849; superfamily=56281) translates to MKVERVVNSFIEENTFIIYENDTCIIVDPGSDFNKIDFVIQENNLKNINIYLTHGHIDHIVSVNDISKKYDAPVFIHELEIPLLKKPSENMSTMFYDRDIEVKNAIGVKDKLDIPALGELNVYHTPGHTYGHSMLEVKKINTLFTGDFVFYHEIGRCDLPTGSIDDMYNSLDKLKTFNPKLEICPGHGQYSSVGEEIKYNPYMNR
- a CDS encoding acetyl esterase/lipase (product_source=COG0657; cath_funfam=3.40.50.1820; cog=COG0657; pfam=PF00326,PF07859; superfamily=53474; transmembrane_helix_parts=Inside_1_6,TMhelix_7_26,Outside_27_360) encodes the protein MKKNKLLIILFLLVCFLYLNNTEIYAKKYQSKYITLKSKKNLKYNNISKKQKLDIYYPKKIKRNRNNPVVLFIHGGYYDSGNKAYGLKKNKKNYNDAGYVYVTMNYRLSKNARFPSAANDVKTAIRYLKHNSKKLYINSSKIIIVGFSAGANVGSLAVSTPNIKSFNNEKVKYAKMNNKVAGFIGISGFYNLDTYFDLRDKLDTELIGSEENNTEEEINNETEENIDEKDDSSKEVEPINSSAITISNNVVSSGAYTKNQKRILNYFTTIKTPIKNDLKNANTFNYIKKIKAPIMIYAGKNDKTISYKQSSEFCSTLKKNNKKVSCHIYKKKSHGISFYQKKDNFKKIVKWMNKITRHKK
- a CDS encoding ribonuclease M5 (product_source=KO:K05985; cath_funfam=3.40.1360.10; cog=COG1658; ko=KO:K05985; pfam=PF01751,PF13331; superfamily=110455; tigrfam=TIGR00334) produces the protein MKINEVIVVEGEHDASRLKQLFDVEVIVTNGSEISSDTLNLIKKVNETKGVIIFCDPDYPGEQIRNKIITVVKNAKHAFIKKEDAIDHVKHKVGVEHASDEVIYKALENVVTFKNDETLTWNNFIKLDMIGNKTKRIKLCDKLNIGYCNAKTLFKRLNMLSLEYHDIVKILEDANE